Genomic DNA from Lactuca sativa cultivar Salinas chromosome 8, Lsat_Salinas_v11, whole genome shotgun sequence:
AATTAATTGTGTCCTCCATGTTATGTTCTGGGATGTTTAAGTGCAGACATTCccgacttatatatatatatatatatatatatatatatatatatatatatatatatatatatatatatatatatatatatatatatatatatatatatatatatatatatgaggtttAAAGCGGAAATACAAAAAAGAAAGTATCTTGAGCATCAGTCGATATGGAGAAGCTCCCGGGCGGCGTTTTATCAAATATACTCATCCGCTTATTAGCGAAACAGCTTACTCAAATGAGACTCGTGTGTAAAACTTGGAATGCTCTCTTGTCTGAATCCTCCTTTATAAAATCTCACCTCCATCATTCAAtccataacaacaacaacaacaacaacaacaaggatGATGAGATTCTTTTGTTCTTTGAGAAGGCGATTATTGACTATTTTTCTAGTACAGGTCCATTAACAGCACGCTCCTGTGGTTCTCCCCGTCTGGAAGTCAGTAATTTCATGAAACTTGAACTCCCAATTGATCCCCAACATGAAAAGCAAAAGCCTATGATCAATGTGGTTGGGTCTGTGAATGGCTTAATATGCTTTTCTTACGTATCAAAACATGGTTATTTCATTCGCATTTGGAATCCTTCTCTCTCGGCATCGTTAACTCTCCCGCGTTCTTCTTTGTCGGACCAAACCCATCACCCGTATTTTGATCCGAAAACTGATGATTACAAAGTTGTTGAGGTGAGTTCATCTTTTTTCTTCCTAGAACCAGCCGCCAGGGAAACACAACCACATCCACAAGTTGATGTGTATAGCATGAGAAAGGGTTCCTGGGAGTCAGCATCCCAAAGGATTCCTTCCCACATCAAAATGTTTTTGTATCGAGACGATGTTTGTGTGGATGGGCGTATTCATTTGGCTTTGTGTTACTGATTTGGAGGGGAACCCACGAACAATAGTGACATTTGATTTGGGTGCAATGACATTGGGTGATGAGATACCTCCTCCTGATTCTGTAATAGATTGTGGTAGGTGGTGCATGTCTGACTTGGGAGTTTTGGGTGGAAAGCTTTGTGTGATGTCACGTTGCGTTAAACATTATGAATGTAACGTGTGGGTGAGGGATGATAGGGATTCATGGGTGAAACATCACTTATATATGCAGAAAAGTTTTACCTTGTTTAACATTttgacatattttttttttcctaaacCAAGTTGGTGGCATTTATAGTTTCAATCTCTACTGCTCTTTCCCACAAGAATTATATAATAAGCGTCTAACCTTATTAATGTAAATTAGTTATGATGGCTATTCAAGGAATTAATTTGTTTCATTTTCTTCTATACCTATATATAATGTCTGATGATAAAAATTTAACTTACTGTTTTTAACAATACTAATGTATGACTATTGCAATCTCGGTTAAGTACCAATTTAGATAGATGATAAAAACCCTACTTTGTCAAAACACTAAAAGGTTTGTAGATTATATTATATTGTTTAACTCCTGAACCACAAAGGTTGAGATGGATCCATCTATTATTCATTATAGAAAAGGCAGCCAAAAAAGGACTCTTGTAATTGTcaaaaaatgaagtcaaaattatgTACACAAACTACTGATAACAGCTAAAAATGGGTCCTAATTCTTGCTTTTAGAGGGCACAAACTAGAAGTATGTTACCAAAATCCAAATGATACAAGCAACACTTCCTTGTTCACGTGTAGCAAGTATTCAATTACATTATGCAAACAGCTACCTAGCTGCACAAAACAAAATCTCACACGGGAACAGTATGAGAgaaagaacatatatatatatatatatatatatatatatatatatatatatatatatatatatatatatatatatatatatatatatatatatatatatatatatatatatatatatatatatatatatatatatatataggggagagttcaattgagaaaaaaaaaggttgagaatgggggaatcattctcagccaatcatttatttttgccgcaaaatccTCCATTGTACCGGAGGAAATGGGTAacgaatgcacatgtgttttccaacataacatatttccttaaactatcctaatcattaccttaatatataaaaaaaacatagtttttttcgtttttttttttaatttttataagctatttttatcaaaaaatgattttaaatataccaaaattcatgatttttattctctacaaatagacatccatattgatatagttttaagataatatatatatatatatatatatatatatatatatatatatatatatatatatatatatatatatatattttatattttcagctatcgttattcataagtgaataaaaatgaatcaggtttttactacaatacattcgttattcagttatgaataaaaactataattaatttttttttacaatttaaatatcattcatatatgaatatagcatataataaacataatatattcatatttaaatattagacgatgcattcacttatgaatattacatagtatattcacttatgaatattagatggtatattcacttatgaatattagataatattttcatatctgaatattacatagtattacatggtatatcacatgtgaatattacatagtatattcatttgtgaatattatatgatatattcacttatgaatattacacggtatattcacatatgaatattacaaggtattttcacaaatatatataatttttatatgttattcacatatgaataaaatacagacttgcatatttgtttttttgttttaataatcatatactgagaaaacatattcatatatgaatataacgtggtaatttagttaatgcatttcatcaaacagttggagtgcatacaatttaactatttttaaaaatgttaaaaacatgatattttgaccatttaaatcttacaaaagagttgattgatagagaattatatgaaatctttcaaaaaaaaaacgatttgatatttttctaacctcaattttcaagttttatttgataatcgatgttgaatgaatgatatgaagtagatttttgttgattatcgatgatgttgatctaataacgttgggagtataattaatcatagatgttgaagatctgatcgtattcaagaacaattgaaggttgaattaaaagaaccaaaaacgaatttttgttgttaactgttgaatcgtgttgattattgacgaagatcgatgattgattaacactggatgatgttgatgatggtttaattgaagaaatctgaatgattgttgaaagttaaagaagaaatttggatgatgaacgatgaatggGTTTGAACTATAGATACGTATTGGAGATTGAAAGTTgttctcatatttacaagtttgccaccgtgtctttttatgcttgaataaaatgaggctgagaatgattcctccattctcaaccttttttattttctcaattgaacccacctctctctctctctctctctct
This window encodes:
- the LOC122195339 gene encoding putative F-box protein At1g47790, which translates into the protein MEKLPGGVLSNILIRLLAKQLTQMRLVCKTWNALLSESSFIKSHLHHSIHNNNNNNNNKDDEILLFFEKAIIDYFSSTGPLTARSCGSPRLEVSNFMKLELPIDPQHEKQKPMINVVGSVNGLICFSYVSKHGYFIRIWNPSLSASLTLPRSSLSDQTHHPYFDPKTDDYKVVEVSSSFFFLEPAARETQPHPQVDVYSMRKGSWESASQRIPSHIKMFLYRDDVCVDGRIHLALCY